A window of Rhododendron vialii isolate Sample 1 chromosome 11a, ASM3025357v1 contains these coding sequences:
- the LOC131307084 gene encoding uncharacterized protein LOC131307084 — MEADEEGSLSAENESWTGAHHAKLEPSKSNPELSKGKAPESSHPIKKGISSEQVSYTFSVLRLAREALKVMRKAEFLIRKKDLFHLVLSYPITDSSKYYGDLSLQNNCFSKMNQLVRELKALESEINNEKYLDEFGGLVNKGVHMEQLDRLMNEIAHNLRAAENIVAKYDFDLVAYIPRAYFERSHKGGEFGLTHKTSVACVVPDEMVTLAINSAIRQVSAYVKAETFQKIGISGSGGDKVARAVMDIARMRQNGSVVLRISICGHDCDKEVRQKIAEQIHVIQKIDHIFSLSLDQLLPHNFFLLVECLDGQMDLHDLRLPDHGVVVLTTQSQEAYKIMDVDVEVRMEDHLLPWDLFCENVERSLVDSSSALQRMAIELVKECHCHLLAVILLARALKDVTDIRVLEPALQRLSSHLFAMEEGSSQVMKHVLKLIWDQKDLTTKYCIQYCTSRRWKQGRGSPVSEWVSSYLVETTEEGEGILKDLIGSFLLEKFGPRFFMRKETKVVLNEYFTSYLPSTSIRRGGLGLIKTPTVGNYTKEIELHDNKLSELPENPKCQTLRKLWLQNNCDLMEIPLLFFEDMPLLVRLDLSHTNIKSLPPSISRLVSLQEFFLRGCELLNELPPHIGALRKLEVFDLEGTEIMYLPSEIGELISLRRFKVSLCRRANYYGETKQTGIAIPTEVISLFPQLEELSIDVSPDGEWWDDDVNPDSEWWDANVKAIINALSSSNELRILKLYLPSVELLQQLIYERKKFMFLNLSDFRFIVGRCQQRNIYRLPNGVEERYYIWEEKFKKSLKYINGEGMPSDVTEALKHASVLFLDRHWTVKVLSEFGHENLAKLRSCLLVECNELQTIVDGDYECLNESIFDCLHHLSIHYMKNLESIWQGSIPKDSLFSLRSLTLHTCPKLITIFTPDMLGNLFSLEELIVEDCPKIHSIVTQEDENVQSGCFLKCLRKIALLDLPQLVTISGPLCLAEEVDSLFVYNCSMLKSLDTAESSPKYRKIVGEKEWWDSLKWYDSKWSRMSQPAFEELRTDEDFMDQLVRDIYSPMDFDSKWSSMTQPAFDELRTDEDFMDQLVKDIYSPMDFDSEWSSMSMTQPTSPKSIEGLESRTLSFTEKESIGTTESYQDMLHLQRRRHMDTTGGGHELSCRTRYNFLSHFY; from the exons ATGGAGGCTGACGAGGAAGGCAGTTTATCTGCGGAAAATGAGTCATGGACTGGAGCTCACCATGCAAAATTAGAGCCTTCGAAGTCAAATCCAGAACTGTCCAAAGGAAAGGCCCCCGAATCTTCTCATCCAATTAAAAAGGGTATCTCATCTGAACAGGTATCATACACATTCAGTGTATTACGCCTTGCAAGAGAAGCACTAAAGGTGATGCGAAAAGCTGAGTTTTTGATACGGAAGAAGGACTTGTTTCACCTTGTCTTATCATACCCTATCACGGATTCTTCCAAGTATTATGGGGACCTTAGTCTTCAAAACAACTGTTTCTCCAAAATGAACCAACTCGTCAGAGAATTGAAGGCTTTGGAATCAGAGATCAATAATGAAAAATACTTAGATGAATTTGGTGGGTTGGTCAATAAGGGAGTACACATGGAGCAATTAGATAGGTTGATGAACGAGATTGCGCACAATCTTCGGGCAGCTGAAAATATAGTGGCCAAGTATGATTTTGATCTAGTAGCTTATATACCTCGAGCATATTTTGAACGTTCACATAAGGGGGGCGAGTTTGGGCTAACTCATAAAACCAGTGTTGCATGTGTAGTCCCAGACGAAATGGTGACTTTGGCCATCAATTCTGCTATTAGGCAGGTTTCGGCATATGTTAAGGcagaaacttttcaaaaaatcggGATTTCAGGGAGCGGAGGGGACAAAGTAGCCAGAGCAGTCATGGATATAGCAAGGATGAGACAGAATGGCAGTGTTGTCCTCCGCATCTCTATCTGTGGACATGACTGTGACAAAGAGGTAAGGCAGAAAATCGCGGAGCAGATTCAcgtaattcaaaaaattgatcaCATCTTCAGTTTATCACTAGATCAGTTACTACCTCACAACTTCTTCCTGCTTGTGGAATGCCTCGATGGACAGATGGATCTACATGACTTAAGACTCCCTGATCATGGAGTCGTAGTACTTACGACTCAATCACAAGAGGCTTATAAGATCATGGATGTGGATGTGGAGGTCAGAATGGAGGACCATCTGTTACCATGGGACCTATTCTGTGAAAATGTGGAGCGATCACTTGTTGATTCTTCTTCAGCTCTCCAACGAATGGCCATCGAGTTGGTAAAAGAGTGCCATTGCCACCTACTTGCCGTCATTCTTCTTGCTAGAGCCTTGAAAGATGTGACTGATATCCGTGTTTTGGAACCTGCGCTTCAGAGATTATCATCACACTTGTTTGCGATGGAAGAAGGATCGAGCCAAGTCATGAAACATGTGTTGAAACTCATATGGGATCAGAAGGATCTAACGACAAAATATTGCATTCAGTACTGCACAAGTCGTCGTTGGAAACAGGGACGGGGTTCACCAGTATCAGAATGGGTCTCAAGTTACTTAGTCGAAACAACAGAAGAAGGGGAAGGTATTTTGAAGGATCTTATCGGTTCCTTCTTGCTAGAGAAATTCGGCCCCCGGTTTTTTATGCGGAAAGAAACTAAAGTTGTGCTGAATGAGTATTTTACATCCTATCTGCCTAGTACTTCTATAAGGCGAGGGGGGTTAGGATTGATTAAGACTCCAACCGTTGGAAATTATACCAAGGAGATTGAGTTGCACGACAATAAATTATCTGAGCTACCAGAGAACCCTAAGTGCCAGACTCTCAGAAAACTATGGTTACAAAACAACTGCGATCTGATGGAAATTCCTCTATTGTTCTTTGAAGACATGCCTCTTCTAGTCCGTTTAGACTTATCCCACACCAACATAAAGTCCTTGCCACCTTCTATTTCCAGATTGGTGTCACTTCAGGAGTTCTTTTTGAGAGGCTGTGAACTTCTCAATGAGCTGCCACCCCATATTGGAGCACTCCGGAAACTTGAGGTTTTTGATCTCGAAGGAACTGAAATTATGTATTTGCCCAGCGAAATCGGTGAATTAATCAGTTTGAGACGCTTCAAGGTATCTCTTTGTAGACGTGCAAACTACTATGGAGAAACAAAGCAGACAGGCATTGCAATCCCGACAGAGGTGATATCATTATTCCCTCAATTGGAAGAACTAAGCATTGATGTGAGCCCAGATGGTGAGTGGTGGGATGATGACGTAAACCCAGATAGTGAATGGTGGGATGCTAATGTGAAGGCTATAATAAATGCACTGAGTAGCTCGAACGAGCTGAGGATCCTCAAGTTATATCTCCCATCAGTTGAATTATTGCAGCAACTTATATATGAGCGCAAAAAATTCATGTTTCTGAATTTATCTGATTTTAGATTCATTGTTGGTCGTTGTCAACAGCGCAACATATATCGTCTGCCAAATGGAGTTGAGGAGAGATACTATATATGGGAGGAGAAATTTAAGAAAAGCCTTAAGTACATAAATGGTGAAGGCATGCCAAGTGATGTTACTGAGGCACTCAAGCATGCTTCTGTGCTTTTCCTGGACCGGCATTGGACTGTCAAGGTCTTGTCTGAATTTGGGCATGAAAATTTGGCTAAACTGAGAAGTTGCTTGCTTGTGGAATGTAATGAGCTTCAAACCATAGTTGACGGAGACTATGAATGTCTGAATGAATCTATATTTGACTGCTTACACCACTTGAGTATTCACTACATGAAGAACTTAGAGAGCATTTGGCAAGGCTCAATTCCTAAGGATTCACTATTCAGTCTAAGGTCCTTGACATTGCACACTTGCCCAAAGTTGATCACCATTTTCACGCCAGATATGCTTGGTAACctcttttccttggaagagctAATAGTGGAAGACTGCCCCAAAATTCACAGTATAGTGACTCAAGAAGATGAAAATGTGCAATCGGGTTGTTTTTTGAAATGCTTGAGGAAGATAGCACTCCTTGACCTACCTCAATTGGTTACCATTTCAGGCCCTCTATGCCTTGCTGAAGAAGTGGATAGTCTTTTCGTTTATAATTGTTCGATGCTCAAAAGTTTGGATACTGCGGAATCATCTCCAAAATACCGCAAGATCGTTGGAGAGAAGGAATGGTGGGACTCATTAAAGTGGTATGATTCCAAATGGAGCAGAATGAGTCAGCCAGCTTTTGAGGAACTTAGAACAGATGAAGATTTCATGGATCAATTGGTAAGAGATATATACTCGCCGATGGACTTTGATTCCAAATGGAGCAGTATGACTCAACCCGCTTTTGATGAACTTAGAACAGATGAAGATTTCATGGATCAATTGGTAAAAGATATATATTCGCCGATGGACTTTGATTCCGAATGGAGCAGTATGAGTATGACTCAGCCAACATCTCCTAAAAGCATTG AGGGTCTTGAGTCCAGAACACTTTCCTTTACTGAAAAAGAAAGCATCGGTACCACTG AATCCTACCAAGACATGCTTCATTTACAGAGGCGGAGGCATATGGACACAACGGGGGGCGGCCACGAGCTGTCATGTAGGACTAGGTATaattttttatctcatttttactaa